One window of Nymphaea colorata isolate Beijing-Zhang1983 chromosome 11, ASM883128v2, whole genome shotgun sequence genomic DNA carries:
- the LOC116265008 gene encoding WRKY transcription factor 6-like: MDKGGGLSIAADSVGFFLTKAGVLDPFHSAKRKREPSPVAAAAGDKRVVVGEMDFFKEKSRSGAIAGHDDVGFKVKKEDAGEPADRDVNTGLRLLTANASSDQSSVDDGAPTEEKKARNEISVLKAEVERVNEENRRLRNMFHQVSNDYRSLQIQVASLMQQQQQQSHLRSNPTQDQRGVEEHETEEEEEDKVGDQLVESGGRRIMPRQFMDPGPAAGAAADTEETLQSSSEERSISPVNTTEVVSKEIVSVHSPDQLREESPDRASQGWVHKSPKLQQAAKSVEQAAEATMRKARVSVRARSEAPMITDGCQWRKYGQKMAKGNPCPRAYYRCTMAAGCPVRKQVQRCAEDRTILITTYEGNHNHPLPPAAMAMASTTSAAACMLLSGSMSSTDGMMNSSFLARTLLPCSSSMATISASAPFPTVTLDLTQTPTPLGFQRPNASAPINLPLGTAPQPFGAAPPAAQLFGQSIHNQSKFSGLQISHGLEAAVAAQLGQQQQQQSPSLAETVSAITADPNFTAALAAAITSIIGSQQSTHQANPTNSTSNSSLQQNLG, encoded by the exons ATGGACAAAGGTGGTGGCCTCAGCATCGCTGCGGACTCAGTCGGGTTCTTTCTCACCAAGGCCGGCGTGCTCGACCCCTTCCACAGCGCCAAGAGGAAACGCGAGCCTAGCCCCGTCGCTGCCGCCGCCGGCGACAAGCGCGTCGTCGTCGGTGAGATGGACTTTTTCAAGGAGAAGAGCCGGTCGGGTGCAATTGCCGGCCACGACGACGTGGGCTTCAAGGTCAAGAAGGAGGACGCCGGCGAACCCGCGGACCGTGACGTCAAT ACGGGATTAAGGCTTCTTACTGCGAATGCCAGCAGCGATCAGTCCAGTGTCGACGACGGCGCGCCGACGGAAGAGAAGAAGGCCAGGAACGAA ATATCAGTGCTCAAGGCCGAAGTTGAGCGAGTGAACGAAGAGAATCGACGGCTAAGGAACATGTTTCATCAAGTCAGCAACGACTACAGGAGCCTACAGATTCAGGTTGCTTCGCTcatgcagcagcagcagcagcaaagcCATCTCAGATCCAATCCAACTCAAGATCAG AGAGGAGTAGAAGAACatgaaacagaagaagaagaagaagacaaggtTGGTGATCAGCTGGTTGAATCTGGAGGAAGGAGGATTATGCCTAGGCAATTCATGGATCCTGGCCCGGCCGCCGGTGCAGCCGCAGACACAGAAGAGACGCTGCAATCCTCGTCGGAAGAGCGGTCGATATCGCCAGTCAATACTACGGAGGTGGTGTCCAAGGAGATTGTGTCGGTGCACAGCCCAGATCAGTTGAGGGAGGAAAGCCCGGACAGGGCTTCACAAGGGTGGGTGCACAAGTCCCCCAAGTTGCAGCAGGCTGCCAAAAGCGTGGAGCAAGCGGCAGAGGCTACGATGAGGAAGGCCAGGGTCTCGGTTCGAGCACGATCTGAAGCTCCCATG ATAACGGACGGTTGCCAATGGAGGAAATACGGCCAGAAGATGGCGAAGGGAAATCCATGTCCGCGAGCATATTATCGTTGCACCATGGCCGCCGGCTGCCCGGTGCGGAAGCAAGTACAAAGATGTGCGGAGGACAGAACGATTCTAATAACCACCTACGAAGGAAACCACAACCATCCGCTCCCACCGGCAGCCATGGCCATGGCGTCGACGACGTCGGCCGCCGCCTGCATGCTTCTCTCCGGATCGATGTCGAGCACGGACGGGATGATGAACTCCAGCTTCCTTGCTCGAACCTTGCTGCCGTGCTCGTCGAGCATGGCGACGATCTCGGCCTCCGCTCCATTCCCCACCGTCACCCTTGATCTTACACAGACGCCAACTCCACTAGGCTTCCAGAGGCCGAATGCTTCTGCACCAATCAATCTTCCATTGGGCACTGCTCCTCAGCCATTTGGAGCGGCGCCACCGGCAGCTCAGCTGTTCGGGCAATCAATCCACAACCAATCTAAGTTCTCCGGGCTGCAAATCTCCCACGGCCTCGAAGCCGCGGTTGCGGCACAATTAGgccaacagcagcagcagcaatcACCATCACTGGCAGAAACAGTGAGCGCCATAACAGCTGATCCCAACTTCACAGCAGCATTAGCAGCAGCAATCACTTCAATAATTGGGTCCCAACAAAGTACCCACCAAGCCAATCCCACCAACAGCACAAGCAACAGTTCTTTGCAGCAAAATCTTGGGTAG
- the LOC116263952 gene encoding uncharacterized protein LOC116263952, with translation MPRWRRKKSEKKKKPDSPTNVPDGGGSEIKGEKGNGAAFHDHGDGGHKAVVASSKSSESKRTNPVVNGVAFHDHGDGGHKAVVASPKSSESKRTNAVVNGAAFHDHGDGGHKAVVASPKSSESKRTNAVVNGAAFHDHGDGGHKAVAASPKSSESKQTNADNSDPKMENSSSRKMEKGSNARMENSSNPKMENSHLPSHDSNDNGGQTAKDLEVQKNDDEDGWLKGDAIVGVVDGKNEGELEEKSKIVEPLKDNQQRASNGSPSDDGTAVSDSGKQTKEQGTTLTVSGVTDRENAVSSEVLKNELPIKSPEAIIETGKGEITADDTGLPESGKEESSENVDRNAVSSEVLQNELPIESPEAIIETGKEENTSDDTGLAESEKEESRENVDKNAVSSAVLKNELPIKNPEAIIETGKGESTADDTGLPESGKEESREKVERNAVSSEFLQNELPIKSPEAIIETGKEESTSVDTGLAESEKEESRENVDKNAVSSAVLKNELPIKNPEAIIETGKGESTADDTGLPEPEKEESRQDVDNYCVVGLVEPTKEEHMEIVPLPSSVEVHHENKQQVVIDTAHRPLEVTENMDDHARVNSVEIPREEIPEIVPFYSSVEVDQQANKPAITVRAADKPVSLSSKDSDELKTAETERTLPPLIERPTSWKCCCGLLDVFMGSNR, from the exons ATGCCTCGctggagaaggaagaaaagtgagaagaagaagaagcctgATTCGCCAACTAACGTTCCAG ATGGTGGTGGCAGTGagataaaaggggaaaagggaAATGGTGCTGCATTCCATGATCATGGTGATGGTGGACATAAAGCTGTTGTTGCCTCTTCAAAGTCATCTGAGTCAAAGCGGACAAATCCTGTGGTAAATGGTGTTGCATTCCATGATCATGGTGATGGTGGACATAAAGCTGTTGTTGCCTCTCCAAAGTCATCTGAGTCAAAGCGGACAAATGCTGTGGTAAATGGTGCTGCATTCCATGATCATGGTGATGGTGGACATAAAGCTGTTGTTGCCTCTCCAAAGTCATCTGAGTCAAAGCGGACAAATGCTGTGGTAAATGGTGCTGCATTCCATGATCATGGTGATGGTGGACATAAAGCTGTCGCTGCCTCTCCAAAGTCATCTGAGTCAAAGCAAACAAATGCTGATAACTCGGATCCCAAAATGGAGAATAGCTCAAGTCGAAAGATGGAGAAGGGCTCGAATGCGAGGATGGAGAACAGCTCAAACCCGAAAATGGAGAACTCACATCTTCCTTCCCACGATTCTAACGACAACGGCGGGCAAACCGCCAAAGATTTGGAGGTGCAGAAAAATGACGACGAAGATGGATGGTTAAAAGGGGATGCCATTGTCGGTGTTGTGGATGGAAAAAATGAAGGTGAACTGGAGGAGAAAAGCAAAATTGTGGAGCCATTGAAGGACAACCAGCAGAGAGCGTCTAATGGTAGCCCCAGCGATGATGGTACCGCAGTTAGTGATTCTGGAAAGCAAACCAAGGAGCAAGGAACTACCTTGACTGTTTCGGGTGTCACTGACCGAGAGAATGCAGTAAGTTCTGAAGTTCTTAAAAATGAACTTCCAATCAAGAGTCCTGAAGCCATCATTGAAACCGGAAAGGGAGAAATCACAGCAGATGATACAGGATTACCTGAATCAGGAAAAGAAGAATCAAGTGAGAATGTTGATAGGAATGCAGTAAGTTCGGAAGTTCTTCAAAATGAACTTCCAATCGAGAGTCCTGAAGCCATTATTGAAACCGGAAAGGAAGAAAACACATCAGATGATACAGGGTTGGCTgaatcagaaaaagaagaatcaagAGAGAATGTTGACAAGAATGCAGTAAGTTCGGCAGTTCTTAAAAATGAACTTCCAATCAAGAATCCTGAAGCCATTATTGAAACCGGAAAAGGAGAAAGCACAGCAGATGATACAGGATTGCCTGAATCAGGAAAAGAAGAATCAAGAGAGAAAGTTGAGAGGAATGCAGTAAGTTCGGAATTTCTTCAAAATGAACTTCCAATCAAGAGTCCTGAAGCCATTATTGAAACCGGAAAGGAAGAAAGCACATCAGTTGATACAGGATTGGCTgaatcagaaaaagaagaatcaagAGAGAATGTTGATAAGAATGCAGTAAGTTCGGCAGTTCTTAAAAATGAACTTCCAATCAAGAATCCTGAAGCCATTATTGAAACCGGAAAGGGAGAAAGCACAGCAGATGATACGGGATTGCCtgaaccagaaaaagaagaatcaagACAGGATGTTGATAACTATTGCGTTGTAGGCTTGGTTGAACCAACCAAGGAGGAACATATGGAGATTGTGCCACTTCCTTCTTCTGTGGAAGTTCATCACGAAAACAAGCAACAGGTGGTGATTGATACAGCGCACAGACCTCTTGAAGTCACAGAGAATATGGATGACCATGCTCGTGTAAACTCGGTTGAAATACCAAGGGAAGAAATCCCAGAGATTGTGCCATTTTATTCGTCTGTGGAGGTTGATCAGCAGGCAAACAAACCGGCGATCACTGTTCGTGCTGCAGATAAACCTGTTTCTCTGTCCTCCAAAGATAGCGACGAACTGAAAACGGCAGAAACAGAG AGAACTTTACCACCATTGATCGAGCGACCAACTTCTTGGAAGTGTTGCTGTGGATTGTTGGATGTGTTTATGGGCTCAAACAGATGA